One Candidatus Nitronauta litoralis genomic window, GGGTGGGTTGGGAAAAACTTGATGCCCCCATCAGTGAAGATAAGCCCGAAGGTGAGTCCCTCAGGTACGAGGGCACCTACGACAAAATACAGGACGCACGGAAACGGGACGATCCCAGACTCGAACAGGGTGTCTGGGAAACAGACCTGAAGCAAGCCGACTGGGACCTGGTCATCCAGCATTCAGTGGAGGCCCTGGAAACACGCACCAAGGACCTCCAGATAGCAGCCTGGCTGCTCGAAGCCTGGACTTACCGTTACGGGTTTGAAGGAATCCGACACGGCCTGGAGGTGTTGTTTCGTTTGTGCCAACATTTTTGGGATACGGTGTACCCCCAGATTGATGAAGAAGACTTTGACGCCAGGGTCCGCCCGTTTGAATGGATCAATTCCAAACTTACGATCCAATTAAAATTGATTCCCTTGTCTGCTCCAAAACTGAGCGAGCATGTACCGGTTACATTTGCAGACTATGAAATAGCAGCACGCAACGAGAATGAGGCAAGGAAAAATCAAAAAGCCCGGGAAAATCTCGAATCAGAGCTCAACTACAATCGTTTTTTTGCGAGTTGTGACCATACGCCGCCAGAATTCTACCGGGAACTGGCAACCCAGGTGCAAGGATCACGAGACCGGCTGAGGAACCTTGAAGGATACCTGGACGACAAATGCGGAAAGGAATCCCCCAGTCTGCTGGAGTACAGGGAAGCTCTGCGGTCTATCAACCGGCTGCTGGAAGAGATCCTGAACCGGCAGGGAATTGAGGCTGAAGAAATTGACCCCCAGCCCGTTGGTCAGCCGGCACAATCTATCGAGGAGGGAACCGAATCCGTGGATAACGAGGCCCTTGATGTAGAACAGAAAAACACTGGCTTGGAAAACCTGGGAAACAAGGATGAAACCACTCAGAGTAACGGTGTGTCTGGCCCCCCAGGGAAAATCAGGTCCAGAAGCGAAGCCTATCGTTTGCTCACTGAGGTTGCGGATTATCTCGAACGTACCGAGCCACACAGCCCCACACCTCACCTCGTCCGGCGAGCGGTTTCATGGGGGGACATGACCCTCGATCAGTTATTGATAGAAATAGTGCGCGACGATAACGATCTTCGATTCATTTACGACCTTCTGGGACTGGGAACAGGGCCAGAGGAAACAGACGATTAATTTCAATGGGGATGGAATTTAGATTTTCAGTGTTTTTTTATAAGAGTTTTTACCTTTTTACTAACCAGATGGAAACCTCTAAAAAGGAGGGGATATGGCTGAAAGTATCCAGCATAAATTAGGCCGGGTTCGGCCACCCAGAGTCCAGATCACTTATGATGTGGAAACCCTGGGTGCGATCGAAATGAAAGAACTTCCGTTCGTTGTCGGAATCCTGGCGGACCTTTCGGGAAATCCCGAAGAACCGCTGCCGCTACTCAAGGAACGCAAGTTTGTCGAAATTGATCGGGATAACTTTAACGAGATCATGGCATCAATCGAGCCGCGTCTGACCATGCGGGTCAAAAATACCATTCTGGATGACGATTCCCAACTCAATGTGGAATTGAAACTCCGTCACATGGATGACTTTGAACCAGTTGAAGTCGTCAAACAGGTCCCTGCACTGCGCAAATTATATGAAGCACGCCAGAAGCTGAGCGACCTTCTCACCAAACTGGATGGTAATGATGAACTCGACCGTCTGTTGGGTGAAGTTGTCGAAAACACCGAAGGTCTGAACGAAATGAAAGCCGCCCGCCCTGCCGATGAAGAAGGCGAAGGAGCGGAAGGCGAGGAAGGAGGAG contains:
- the tssB gene encoding type VI secretion system contractile sheath small subunit, with protein sequence MAESIQHKLGRVRPPRVQITYDVETLGAIEMKELPFVVGILADLSGNPEEPLPLLKERKFVEIDRDNFNEIMASIEPRLTMRVKNTILDDDSQLNVELKLRHMDDFEPVEVVKQVPALRKLYEARQKLSDLLTKLDGNDELDRLLGEVVENTEGLNEMKAARPADEEGEGAEGEEGGEG
- the tssA gene encoding type VI secretion system protein TssA, giving the protein MTISVTPRWVGWEKLDAPISEDKPEGESLRYEGTYDKIQDARKRDDPRLEQGVWETDLKQADWDLVIQHSVEALETRTKDLQIAAWLLEAWTYRYGFEGIRHGLEVLFRLCQHFWDTVYPQIDEEDFDARVRPFEWINSKLTIQLKLIPLSAPKLSEHVPVTFADYEIAARNENEARKNQKARENLESELNYNRFFASCDHTPPEFYRELATQVQGSRDRLRNLEGYLDDKCGKESPSLLEYREALRSINRLLEEILNRQGIEAEEIDPQPVGQPAQSIEEGTESVDNEALDVEQKNTGLENLGNKDETTQSNGVSGPPGKIRSRSEAYRLLTEVADYLERTEPHSPTPHLVRRAVSWGDMTLDQLLIEIVRDDNDLRFIYDLLGLGTGPEETDD